In Lolium rigidum isolate FL_2022 chromosome 3, APGP_CSIRO_Lrig_0.1, whole genome shotgun sequence, the genomic window tcctaaccacccaacctcaggttggttctcccaAAAATATGTTCTTAATAGCATGCAGGTCATATTTTCTTGGTGAAATTGATGTTTGAGAGTATGTGCCTTACCATATAAACCTATAAAGGGAAGGAGTACATGTTATGTAAATACATATAGGTACATCTGCTTGCATATTTATTGTGGTCGGATTATGAAATGTGATAACATTTTTGTGTTGCGTTGCACTTCGATACAAATCACGCCCTCAACCTCGGCTCTCGAAGCCTGATTCGAGTATCAACACACATCACACAATATAATCTTCAGATGAAAGGGGGTTGGGAACTGCAATTTTTTTTTGCCTGATGATGAAGGGACCGTCACTAGCGAGCGAACTAAGGCTCGAGAGCTTTTTTTTGCCCGTGGCAACGATTTATTTCCAATGTACATTGGGCAAATCATGAATGTGAGATCCAAGGATTTAATGATTACGATTTAAAATGTGACCAGTGACATGATGCATCGACTAATCGCTTGTTGCAAAACATCGGTTGACCTAAGAAGGTTTCGGTTTGATGCGGAGACCATTTCGTTACTCGGCCATGAAATTGGGTTAGCACGCCTAATAAGCTTTAAATCGTTGTAAAAacactttttttttcaaattgtCAAAAAAAATTCGGGCTAGAAGTGGTAGAGCGATAAATTGGATATGCAAGACGTAACGGAGACTAAAGATTTTTTTGTGTGATGATCTAGCACAATCAAGATAACCATGATCCTCCTATGATATCTTTCAGAATTCAGATATGCAACTACGATGTTGGATCATGAAGCTTGATCATAATAACCGTGGACACCACTTGTCATGTGCCCAACACATCGCTATAAGGCCAGGAACATCTTTTTTGAGATGGAAAGGCATGAACTTAAATCGAATACAAACACTACCAAAAGCAAATCGAATGCGAACACTACCTAAAGCAAATCGAATGCGAACACCACAAAGCATCTGGCAAAGAGAGAGCAACGCGCACGCAGCTCGTTGCACATGCACTGGAGATATTTTGGCCGGCCCTCCGTGCAGTCGTGCACCAAACGCCCAGATCCATCCCACCGACGCGCAGGCGCAGCGCACCTCCGGTCGTCTTTCCGGTTTAGGTTTTCCATCTCGCTCTCGCACGCTTCGTTTTAGCCGCAAactccacccacccaccacccATCGATCGAAATCCCACGAAAAACTTGCCCCAAAAAACACCAGCGCCCACctcccctcctccttctcccccaCCTCCGCGCAGATCCAACCATGGCGGCCCCCTCCCGCACCTCCTGGGCCGACGTCGCCGACGCCGAGCCAGCccctcccgctcccgctcccgctccagctccggcgcccgcgcccgccgcatCCAACGGCCCCGCGCGCGCCGACCGCTCCTCCTACGTCCCTCCCCACCTCCGCAACCGCTCCTCCGCGGCGCCGCCTCCCGCGTCCTCCGCTCCACCCCCGCGCGCCGCGCCAGGCCTCCTCGGCCGCCCCGCTCCCGCCGCCGGGGGGAGGTTTGCGGCCAGCGGCCCCCCGCCTCGCAGGTGGGACCGGGAGCCCAACCCCTTCGgcaacgaggaggaggcggcgccggagCCCGTGCCCTTCGACGAGCACCAGAACACCGGGATCAACTTCGACGCCTACGAGGACATCCCCGTCGAGACCAGCGGCCGGGAGGtgccgccagccgtcggcaccTTCGCCGAGATCGACCTCGGCGCCGCGCTCAACGACAACATCCGCCGCTGCAAGTACGTGCGCCCCACCCCCGTGCAGCGCCACGCCATCCCGATCTCGCTCGCCGGCCGCGACCTCATGGCCTGCGCGCAGACGGGGTCCGGGAAGACGGCCGCCTTCTGCTTCCCTATCATCAGCGGCATCATGCGGGGTCCGCCCGTGCAGCGGCCGCAGCGGAGCGGGAGCAGGACCGCCTGCCCGCTCGCTCTCATACTCTCGCCCACAAGAGAGCTCTCCATGCAGGTGACCACATCTCTCCTTTGACGCTTCAGATTATTTTTCCTTTTATTATTACACGCGCTGCAGGTGACCACATCTCTCCTTTGACGCTTCAGATTATTTTTCCTTTTATTATTACACGCGCTTGATTCCTTACCTTTGCCTTGTACTGCAGATTCATGAAGAGGCCAAGAAATTTTCATACCAGACTGGTGTCAGGGTAGTCGTTGCATATGGTGGGGCGCCTATTACCCAGCAGGTCTGGTTTTCTAACGCATTGGCTGCAATACCTAAAGTTCTGAGAATAGAAAATTTCTGTCTCAGAAAACTTTCCAGTAGAAGTGTATTTCCATGCTAGTATAGATGGTCAGTTCTTCACATAGCGAATGTTAACCGTCTCTGGAATTGCTGGTTGCATTCGTTGTTGCATTTGGTTCTAGTTAATTCTCCTGCAATGTGCAGGGTGATTTGCATAAACTGAGATCAAATGGTTAGGTATTTTTTATTTGTTCAGAACGTATTCAACAGTTTCGTATTTATAGCAAAAAAACAACAGAACATGTGCCTGTATTCTTGACTTGCCACCCTTCCACAGATCCATGTACATATATGTTTAGAAATCTGTGGTCCTCTATTCTGTGTTAGACAGTGCTTCAGTGTACGATTGATTTCCATCGGAATTTTCTTCTCATCCAAAATCTGGTTCCTTTCTAGAGCGacattactactgttttgtttgtTAGTGTTAGCAGTGAGTTGTCTTTCTCGTTGtccttttcttcgccatcttGATCTCAGGTCCCTCAGTGATATTACACCTATTATGGGTTTTGTCGTGCATGTCCCGTTGACCCCCATTGATTTTCTGGCTTTGTGTTAGATTTCACTGGTGCTGTTTGTCTGCTATCTTCAGCTTTTGTTCTCACCTAATATTTCTCTGATGTGTCATACAGCTAGTTGATTTTGCTGCATATTAGCTTTTGGATGCTTGGGCGTAACCTTAGCTGTTTAATTTCTATCAGACAATAACTCACTTTTCATTATTTTGGCAGTTGCGAGATCTTGAGAGGGGTGTTGACATTCTTGTGGCTACTCCTGGTCGTTTGGTTGATTTACTGGAAAGGGCAAGAGTATCCTTGCAGTCAATCAGATACCTTGCCCTTGATGAGGCAGATAGAATGCTGGACATGGGTTTTGAACCGCAAGTTAGGAGAATTGTTGAGCAAATGGACATGCCCCCACGAGGTGTCAGGCAGACATTGTTGTTTAGCGCTACATTCCCAGGAGAAATCCAGGTTAGATTTTTTATCTCGCACTTCTGTAGTAATCTCAATGCTACACATTTCTTAAATAATTTAGATGTCTGGTTCTTGCTATTAAGTTTGAGCCCCTGGTTGTACTTTTTTCCCCCTTGTTGCCGAGTTGATTTGCTTCTCTCCTGTTGATAGCCATATCCTAAATTTGGTTGATGTTGTACCCTTTAAGCACTATGCCATCATTTCCTTGAATGGTGTTAACCTTTGGTTCTTTGCTAGACGTGCTTAGGCGAAGTAGTTAGATTTACATCTTGAGAGGCCTACTGATACTACATCATTGTGCTATACATTGTTAATACATTGCTATATGATATGAACATTGAGGACCAATGTCGTATTAAATTAGAGAAAACCTTCAGCAAGTAGCCCAATAATAC contains:
- the LOC124702952 gene encoding DEAD-box ATP-dependent RNA helicase 52C-like (The sequence of the model RefSeq protein was modified relative to this genomic sequence to represent the inferred CDS: added 82 bases not found in genome assembly), with the protein product MAAPSRTSWADVADAEPAPPAPAPAPAAAPAASNGPARADRSSYVPPHLRNRSSAAPPPASSAPPPRAAPGLLGRPAPAAGGRFAASGPPPRRWDREPNPFGNEEEAAPEPVPFDEHQNTGINFDAYEDIPVETSGREVPPAVGTFAEIDLGAALNDNIRRCKYVRPTPVQRHAIPISLAGRDLMACAQTGSGKTAAFCFPIISGIMRGPPVQRPQRSGSRTACPLALILSPTRELSMQIHEEAKKFSYQTGVRVVVAYGGAPITQQLRDLERGVDILVATPGRLVDLLERARVSLQSIRYLALDEADRMLDMGFEPQVRRIVEQMDMPPRGVRQTLLFSATFPGEIQRMASDFLENYIFLAVGRVGSSTELIAQRVEFVQEADKRSHLMDLLHAQRDSADQAKQALTLVFVETKRGADSLENWLCTNGFPATSIHGDRNQQEREYALRSFKSGQTPILVATDVAARGLDIPHVAHVVNFDLPNDIDDYVHRIGRTGRAGKSGLATAFFNDNNSSMAKSLADLMTESNQEVPAWLIRYAARPSYGSSSGGRNRRGGGGASRFGGRDFRKESSSFGKGGGADYGGSSGGYGGSSTYGGGGYGGAGAPSAWD